In Sphingobacterium thalpophilum, a genomic segment contains:
- a CDS encoding DUF6952 family protein, whose protein sequence is MTEFIEQNDVDYVLETIETLEALTEAPLKDEELDVLGELISNLYGAVEVDKLIKEGNSKKDALNMFMKRVLGAIDK, encoded by the coding sequence TTGACAGAGTTCATCGAGCAGAATGATGTAGATTATGTCTTGGAAACAATCGAGACACTGGAAGCATTAACCGAAGCTCCTTTGAAAGATGAAGAACTTGACGTTCTTGGTGAATTGATTTCAAACCTATACGGAGCTGTAGAGGTTGATAAATTAATTAAAGAAGGTAACTCAAAAAAAGACGCGTTAAATATGTTTATGAAGCGTGTTCTAGGTGCTATTGATAAATAG
- a CDS encoding co-chaperone YbbN, with protein sequence MLQELENDNLQEIVNNNDIVMVQYSATWCGNCKIMKPKFKKLAGENDSVPFVIADAEKFPESRKLANVNNLPTFAAFKNGKLVNQVQTNKLDALVELFNETTSN encoded by the coding sequence ATGTTACAAGAATTAGAAAACGATAATTTACAAGAAATTGTAAACAATAACGATATTGTGATGGTTCAGTACTCTGCCACTTGGTGCGGTAACTGCAAAATCATGAAACCAAAATTCAAAAAACTGGCTGGCGAAAATGATAGCGTACCTTTTGTTATTGCTGATGCAGAAAAATTTCCTGAATCCCGCAAACTGGCAAATGTCAATAACCTACCCACTTTTGCCGCTTTTAAGAACGGTAAATTAGTCAATCAGGTACAAACAAATAAGTTAGACGCATTAGTAGAATTATTCAATGAAACTACCAGTAATTAA
- a CDS encoding peroxiredoxin, whose protein sequence is MSFTGKSFPSITVDAIDYLGDNLQINIFEKAVKEGKKVLLFWYPKDFTFVCPTELHAFQEAAAEFEKRNTVLIGASCDTNEVHFAWLNTAKDNGGIEGVEYPLLADTNRNLSSILGILDVQEVEHPEYGTLAQGSAVTYRATYLIDETGRVFHESVNDMPLGRNVKEYLRLIDAYAHVQKFGEVCPANWEEGKDAMNADRKGVADYLAKH, encoded by the coding sequence ATGAGTTTCACAGGTAAAAGTTTTCCAAGCATTACAGTAGATGCAATTGATTATTTAGGCGACAATTTACAAATCAACATTTTTGAAAAAGCAGTTAAAGAAGGTAAAAAAGTGCTTTTGTTTTGGTATCCAAAAGATTTCACTTTCGTATGTCCTACTGAATTACACGCTTTCCAAGAAGCAGCTGCTGAGTTTGAAAAACGCAATACAGTCTTGATCGGCGCTTCTTGCGATACAAATGAAGTACACTTTGCCTGGTTAAACACAGCAAAAGATAACGGTGGAATTGAAGGTGTTGAATATCCTCTTTTGGCAGACACCAACCGTAACTTATCAAGTATATTGGGAATCTTAGATGTTCAAGAAGTTGAACACCCTGAATACGGAACATTGGCTCAAGGTTCTGCGGTTACTTATAGAGCAACTTACTTGATCGATGAAACTGGCCGTGTATTCCATGAATCAGTAAACGACATGCCTTTGGGCCGTAACGTTAAAGAATATTTACGTTTGATCGACGCTTACGCTCACGTTCAGAAATTTGGCGAAGTGTGTCCTGCAAACTGGGAAGAAGGTAAAGATGCCATGAACGCAGATAGAAAAGGTGTAGCTGATTATTTAGCGAAACACTAA
- a CDS encoding transposase produces MHESFNALMPLIIPEGVSDYFEMTHYSKEEKRLDIFLEELNNTPEEYQGQKLISKGFFEPVTLQDFPIRGMQVYLHVKRRRWLNQDTDKVVYRNWELVAKGTRITQDFAAFLKGISGQPGS; encoded by the coding sequence ATGCACGAATCTTTCAACGCGTTAATGCCCTTAATTATTCCCGAAGGAGTTTCCGATTATTTTGAGATGACCCACTATTCCAAAGAAGAAAAAAGACTGGATATCTTTCTGGAGGAACTCAATAATACACCTGAAGAATATCAAGGCCAGAAGTTGATTTCCAAGGGGTTTTTCGAACCCGTTACCCTTCAAGATTTTCCTATCCGTGGCATGCAGGTCTATCTTCATGTCAAGCGCCGCAGGTGGCTCAACCAGGATACCGATAAAGTAGTCTACAGAAATTGGGAACTAGTAGCCAAAGGGACGCGCATCACACAGGATTTCGCAGCTTTTTTAAAAGGTATCAGCGGACAACCAGGCTCATAG
- a CDS encoding transposase → MTFPQNVSGHLSIDETCLSHGELYTVVTNKEARGKKGTIVAILNGTKSENIIPILQKIPQRLRNKVQEITLDLAGNMGLIAKRCFPNAVQVIDRFHVQQLANEALQEIRIKHRWQALDDENQAIDQARKNKETYFPEVLSNSETIKQLLARSRYLLYKSEHKWTYEQRERAAVLFERYPDIEKAYRLSQELSWIFNTTIDKIYAFTRLAKWADKVEQDGFKSFNTVSRTINIHHKKILNYFDNKSTNASAESFNAKIKAFRSQFRGVGDINFFLFRLTKLFA, encoded by the coding sequence TTGACCTTCCCACAGAATGTCAGCGGCCATCTTTCTATTGACGAGACCTGCCTATCCCATGGCGAGCTCTATACCGTTGTCACCAATAAAGAAGCACGGGGCAAAAAAGGGACCATTGTAGCCATACTGAACGGGACAAAATCAGAGAACATTATCCCGATCCTTCAAAAGATCCCACAGAGATTACGAAATAAAGTTCAAGAGATAACGCTTGATTTAGCCGGTAATATGGGATTGATAGCCAAAAGATGCTTTCCCAATGCTGTTCAGGTAATAGACCGTTTCCATGTTCAGCAACTTGCTAACGAAGCGCTTCAGGAAATAAGGATAAAGCACCGCTGGCAGGCCCTTGACGATGAAAATCAGGCAATTGACCAAGCACGAAAGAATAAGGAAACCTATTTTCCGGAAGTCCTATCCAACAGTGAAACCATCAAACAGTTACTTGCAAGAAGCCGATACCTGCTTTATAAAAGTGAACATAAATGGACTTACGAGCAAAGAGAAAGGGCTGCTGTACTCTTTGAGCGATATCCCGATATTGAAAAGGCGTACAGGCTATCCCAAGAACTCTCTTGGATATTCAACACCACCATAGATAAGATCTACGCCTTTACAAGGTTGGCAAAATGGGCGGATAAAGTGGAACAGGACGGCTTCAAGTCATTCAACACCGTCTCCAGAACCATAAATATCCATCACAAAAAAATATTGAACTACTTCGACAACAAGAGTACAAATGCTTCAGCAGAATCTTTCAATGCAAAGATAAAAGCTTTCAGAAGTCAGTTTAGAGGTGTAGGTGACATCAATTTCTTCCTGTTCAGATTGACCAAATTATTTGCGTAG
- a CDS encoding phosphatase PAP2 family protein produces MGKFLLNQFRKVYAANPAFFACFSIWIVLMTAVVIFIPKEDAFHFVNTRHSFWADILFTIQTYFGDGLFVIGVFIAYCCTQQWNFARAILGTYIFSGLICCILKNLFDADRPATVFHGDPTFHVVSWLRVAHFNSFPSGHTTSAFALAATLAILSKNKAFGITVFILAALTAYSRVYLGQHFVEDVWFGSILGSGTACFYLLAMSYVLKNKRMSFSTRFLQVKL; encoded by the coding sequence ATGGGAAAATTTTTATTAAACCAATTTAGAAAGGTATATGCAGCTAACCCTGCTTTTTTTGCTTGCTTTAGCATTTGGATAGTCTTAATGACAGCTGTTGTTATATTTATTCCGAAGGAAGATGCATTCCATTTTGTGAATACTCGACATTCATTTTGGGCTGATATTCTTTTTACAATACAGACTTATTTTGGAGACGGTCTTTTTGTTATAGGTGTTTTTATTGCCTACTGCTGTACGCAGCAATGGAATTTTGCCCGAGCTATCCTGGGGACATATATTTTCTCGGGGCTGATCTGCTGTATACTGAAAAACCTTTTCGATGCCGATAGACCGGCAACCGTATTTCATGGAGATCCTACATTCCATGTTGTTTCTTGGTTGCGTGTAGCGCACTTTAACTCCTTTCCTTCCGGACATACAACTTCGGCCTTTGCGCTGGCGGCTACGTTAGCTATTCTCTCAAAAAATAAAGCTTTTGGTATAACTGTATTTATTCTCGCTGCATTAACAGCTTACTCTCGGGTGTATTTGGGTCAGCATTTCGTAGAAGATGTTTGGTTTGGATCAATTTTAGGAAGCGGTACGGCTTGTTTTTATTTACTTGCCATGTCTTATGTCTTGAAAAATAAACGCATGTCATTTAGCACGAGATTTCTTCAGGTCAAACTTTAA
- a CDS encoding MFS transporter, producing the protein MDATLTHSEEDLYKKRNRIRIAVSLFFFCQGIAFASWASRIPVIKAHLNLSEGQLGTILLMLPVGQLATMALSGKLVTKYGSASVLRIVPIAYTLVLCSIPFAQNAWQLGGILFLFGVTGNMCNISVNTQGVATEQVFKKSIMTSFHGAWSIAGFTGALVGLLTMNFGLNTFYHFLIILVIVTANTLINQKYLVPGKSPQKEKRSFFSKPEGGLLQLGIIGFFSMATEGAMFDWSGVYFKEIVQAPEKFVVVGYASFMIMMATGRFVGDAVIRKLGRKRTLQYSGLLMFIGMMTSVIFPEFIICTLAFMLVGIGVACNVPSIYSIAGQNKNVPSGVALAMVSSISYLGFLMGPPLIGYIAEAFSLRYSYGVFACFGLLMFIMVGRLSLFKDTSQT; encoded by the coding sequence ATGGACGCAACGTTAACTCACTCAGAAGAAGATCTTTATAAGAAACGAAATCGCATAAGAATTGCGGTATCGCTTTTCTTTTTTTGCCAAGGTATCGCGTTTGCATCTTGGGCAAGCCGCATCCCCGTTATCAAAGCTCATCTCAACTTAAGTGAGGGTCAATTGGGGACAATTTTATTAATGCTTCCAGTCGGACAACTTGCAACGATGGCTCTTTCAGGAAAATTGGTTACAAAATATGGAAGTGCTAGCGTTTTGCGTATCGTACCCATCGCTTACACCTTGGTCTTGTGCTCCATCCCCTTTGCGCAGAATGCCTGGCAGTTAGGAGGCATACTATTTCTATTTGGTGTAACCGGTAATATGTGTAATATATCTGTTAATACACAGGGTGTCGCAACGGAGCAGGTTTTCAAAAAATCAATAATGACTTCCTTTCATGGAGCCTGGAGTATCGCTGGTTTCACAGGAGCACTAGTAGGCTTGTTAACGATGAATTTTGGACTGAACACCTTTTACCATTTTTTAATCATATTAGTCATTGTCACAGCGAATACACTAATCAACCAAAAGTATTTGGTTCCTGGCAAATCTCCTCAAAAGGAAAAGCGCAGTTTTTTCTCTAAACCAGAAGGTGGCTTACTTCAGCTCGGCATCATCGGCTTTTTCAGCATGGCAACTGAGGGGGCAATGTTCGACTGGAGTGGGGTGTATTTCAAGGAGATCGTTCAGGCGCCAGAGAAATTTGTTGTCGTTGGCTACGCTTCATTTATGATCATGATGGCTACTGGGCGCTTTGTTGGTGATGCTGTCATTCGGAAATTGGGCCGAAAAAGGACCCTGCAGTACAGTGGCCTACTGATGTTCATCGGGATGATGACATCGGTTATTTTTCCCGAATTTATCATCTGTACCCTAGCCTTTATGTTGGTCGGTATCGGTGTAGCTTGCAATGTCCCCTCCATCTACAGTATTGCCGGACAGAACAAAAATGTGCCCTCTGGAGTGGCTTTGGCCATGGTTTCAAGCATCAGCTACTTGGGCTTTTTAATGGGACCACCTTTAATTGGGTATATTGCTGAAGCCTTTAGCCTACGCTATTCCTATGGTGTTTTTGCCTGTTTCGGACTGTTGATGTTTATAATGGTTGGACGATTATCTTTATTCAAAGACACAAGCCAAACCTAA
- a CDS encoding S41 family peptidase, which yields MLSIQISSLIIPKAFQQYTDYIGKDFWPTVDQKGNIFYVSDESNGEYNLYQLTGKSKTQLTSFQESIKRPFVAADGTKVAFEKGYQLYIYDVNGKKTVQPNIALNRNQVLGKLKEFNISGNISNFDVSPDGKKMAFVSRGELFVSDIEGKFVRQMPGQGERVMEVKWLKDSKTLLYSQTYQGYQNWFSRTADGKGEVKQLTQDLRNNRDITCNADRTKAVYLSGRDEVRILDLTSLKSQTVVKDEIWAFQNSSPSFSPDGNYLLFTAMRNFEQDIFVYNLKNEQTTNLTNTGVTEAAPYWSPDGKYIYFASNRTKPSYPTGMQNSSIFRMALTNFDQPYRSAKFDELFVTPEKKDTTVNKTGTAKKEAGAKDKKKNDVDKGKPTATPAAEAKKAILVQLDLEGLRDRIEQVSPAFGTQSNPLVIQKGDKSYLFYSSNHEGKYSTYRTVYELFAPAKTEKVADGGMENFVESVGKYFVLTRGTIQKYNLDLNKLDAVTMSFKFNRDLEKEFNQMFYETWANLEENYYDSNFHGVDWVAIKKKYEKYLPGINDRTDLRILLNDMLGELNSLHLGFSSMGQEERKPFGFVTNEIGVTYDSSNPYKISYIVPNGPAAKKEADIHAGDILIAINGTKLNTQADRDSYFTWPSLEEEIQLTLNRNGKEIQTNIRPVSSAVFRDLLYDQWIRDNRSRVDQLSSNKIAYSHMKNMSDTELQRFLIDMAEQENNKQGIILDLRYNTGGNVHDEVLRFLSQRPYLQWQYRGGKRAPQSNFAPSAKPIVLLINEQSLSDAEMTAAGFKALKLGKIIGNETYRWIIFTSAKGLVDGSNYRLPSWGCYTLDGQDLEQTGVAPDILVKNTVQDRMENKDPQLERAIKEILDRIK from the coding sequence GTGCTTTCAATCCAGATATCAAGTCTTATAATCCCAAAAGCATTTCAACAGTATACAGATTATATCGGTAAGGATTTTTGGCCCACTGTGGACCAAAAAGGAAACATATTCTATGTGTCCGATGAAAGCAATGGTGAGTACAACCTTTATCAACTAACGGGAAAGTCGAAAACTCAATTGACTTCTTTCCAAGAATCAATCAAACGTCCGTTTGTCGCGGCAGACGGTACTAAAGTGGCATTTGAAAAGGGCTATCAGCTTTATATTTATGATGTCAATGGAAAGAAAACCGTACAGCCCAACATCGCACTTAACCGCAATCAAGTGCTAGGAAAGCTGAAAGAGTTTAACATTTCAGGTAACATCAGTAATTTCGACGTTTCTCCGGACGGAAAGAAAATGGCATTTGTATCACGTGGCGAATTGTTCGTTTCGGATATTGAAGGAAAGTTTGTTCGTCAGATGCCCGGTCAGGGAGAACGTGTCATGGAGGTTAAATGGCTTAAAGACAGTAAAACATTACTCTATAGCCAAACGTATCAAGGCTACCAGAACTGGTTTTCACGCACGGCAGACGGTAAAGGTGAGGTAAAGCAATTGACACAAGATCTGCGTAACAACCGTGATATTACGTGCAATGCAGATAGGACAAAAGCTGTGTACCTCAGTGGTCGTGATGAAGTACGTATATTGGATTTGACAAGTTTGAAGAGCCAAACAGTGGTTAAAGATGAAATCTGGGCATTTCAAAATTCTTCGCCCTCATTCTCCCCTGATGGAAACTATCTTTTATTCACAGCTATGCGCAATTTTGAACAGGATATCTTTGTGTATAACCTGAAAAATGAGCAAACGACTAATTTGACAAATACAGGAGTTACAGAAGCAGCACCATATTGGTCTCCTGATGGTAAATATATTTATTTTGCGAGTAATAGGACTAAGCCTTCTTATCCTACCGGTATGCAAAACTCCAGCATTTTCCGAATGGCATTGACCAACTTTGACCAACCTTACCGTAGTGCAAAGTTTGATGAATTATTTGTAACACCCGAAAAGAAAGATACAACAGTAAATAAAACTGGTACAGCTAAGAAGGAAGCTGGCGCTAAGGATAAAAAGAAAAATGATGTCGATAAGGGCAAGCCAACCGCAACACCAGCAGCCGAAGCCAAGAAAGCTATTTTGGTTCAATTGGATTTAGAAGGACTGCGTGATCGAATTGAGCAAGTGAGTCCTGCATTTGGAACACAATCTAATCCTTTGGTGATACAAAAGGGGGATAAATCCTATCTGTTCTATTCATCCAATCATGAAGGAAAATATAGTACTTATCGTACCGTATATGAGTTGTTTGCACCGGCCAAAACCGAAAAAGTCGCTGACGGAGGCATGGAGAATTTTGTAGAGTCGGTGGGAAAATACTTCGTATTGACCCGAGGAACGATTCAGAAATACAATCTTGACTTGAATAAGCTTGATGCGGTTACAATGAGTTTTAAATTCAATCGGGATCTCGAGAAAGAGTTCAATCAAATGTTTTATGAAACATGGGCCAATCTAGAGGAAAATTACTACGATAGCAACTTCCATGGAGTGGATTGGGTTGCGATAAAAAAGAAATATGAAAAGTATCTTCCAGGTATCAACGATAGGACAGATTTGCGCATCCTCTTAAATGATATGTTGGGCGAGCTCAATTCGTTGCATCTGGGTTTCAGTTCAATGGGACAGGAAGAACGTAAGCCGTTTGGTTTTGTAACGAATGAAATCGGTGTGACCTATGATTCCAGCAATCCTTACAAGATCAGCTATATTGTTCCGAATGGCCCCGCGGCAAAGAAAGAAGCTGATATTCATGCGGGTGATATCCTCATCGCGATTAACGGAACAAAATTGAATACGCAGGCAGACCGCGATAGTTATTTTACTTGGCCTTCACTGGAAGAAGAAATTCAATTGACCTTGAATCGTAATGGCAAGGAAATTCAGACAAACATTCGTCCGGTATCAAGCGCCGTGTTTAGAGATCTCCTCTACGACCAATGGATTAGAGATAACCGAAGTCGAGTTGATCAGTTGAGTAGCAATAAGATAGCCTATTCACATATGAAAAATATGTCGGATACTGAGTTACAGCGGTTCTTGATCGACATGGCCGAACAGGAGAATAACAAACAAGGGATTATTTTAGATTTGCGTTATAATACAGGCGGAAATGTACACGATGAGGTTTTAAGATTCCTGTCACAACGCCCTTACTTACAGTGGCAATACCGAGGTGGTAAACGTGCGCCACAAAGTAATTTTGCACCATCTGCCAAGCCTATTGTTTTATTGATTAATGAGCAATCGCTGAGTGATGCTGAAATGACTGCAGCGGGCTTTAAAGCACTTAAGTTGGGCAAAATCATCGGTAATGAGACCTATCGCTGGATTATTTTTACTTCTGCTAAAGGCTTAGTCGACGGATCAAACTATCGACTTCCGTCTTGGGGATGTTATACGCTTGATGGTCAGGATCTCGAACAAACTGGAGTTGCCCCAGATATTCTTGTAAAAAATACCGTACAAGATCGGATGGAAAATAAAGATCCGCAGTTGGAAAGAGCTATAAAAGAAATTCTTGACCGTATAAAATAA
- a CDS encoding carboxypeptidase-like regulatory domain-containing protein, which yields MEKIILQVKDSCSAEWDKMTPQEQGRFCGQCEKMVVDFSQMDDQEIVDQIKKAGKGLCGRFYEDQLMRELDVPFSFSKNPIWQGRWPGIAAGLLLVGSLSFHAAQAQNKLTGEVVVVQTKTENDQIKQQGQVSSSTNDNSTLKGSPDSTKVSIKGKVVCAGSDVSMMGTEVSLGNYRTQVDENGDFQLWVPQSLFRVDQELRAQMLGYKTVVISIKKGSKIQLDKPIKMEVKPMIMGKIAVARK from the coding sequence ATGGAAAAGATTATATTACAAGTGAAGGACTCTTGCTCTGCAGAGTGGGATAAGATGACGCCACAAGAACAAGGGCGTTTTTGTGGTCAATGTGAGAAGATGGTTGTAGATTTTTCACAGATGGATGATCAGGAAATTGTAGATCAAATAAAAAAAGCCGGTAAAGGGCTATGTGGTCGATTTTATGAAGATCAGTTGATGCGTGAATTGGATGTCCCTTTTTCTTTTTCTAAAAACCCTATTTGGCAAGGAAGATGGCCAGGGATCGCTGCGGGCCTCTTGTTGGTTGGATCCTTGAGCTTTCATGCTGCTCAAGCACAAAACAAATTGACTGGAGAAGTTGTCGTTGTCCAAACAAAAACAGAAAATGATCAGATAAAGCAACAGGGGCAGGTTAGCTCATCAACAAATGATAATTCAACATTAAAAGGAAGCCCCGATAGCACAAAAGTAAGCATAAAAGGTAAAGTAGTTTGTGCTGGAAGCGATGTAAGTATGATGGGAACAGAGGTGTCCTTGGGAAATTACCGTACGCAAGTGGATGAAAATGGAGATTTTCAACTTTGGGTACCGCAATCTCTGTTTCGGGTAGATCAGGAGCTCCGTGCACAGATGTTAGGCTATAAAACGGTTGTGATTTCAATCAAAAAGGGGAGTAAAATACAACTGGATAAACCAATAAAAATGGAAGTTAAGCCAATGATTATGGGAAAGATTGCTGTGGCAAGGAAATAA
- a CDS encoding transposase codes for MDNHPVSAQLVGLFFQMDGKQLQDQYKNHLSDFQDWDQKPHAEQWTLFPDNISEHLSIDETSFSNGELYTIVSSKSAKGRKGTILATIRGTKAEDIIAVLERIPLKLRNKVREVTMDMAPNMAKAIRRCFRNARRVIDRFHVQKLAYDAVQELRIKYRWEVLDAESKKIMESRKRGIPYDPELLPNGDTLKQLLARSRHLLFKHPSRWSESQKRRAELLFIRFPKLKQAYDLGVALGDIFNKCRDKKVAFTKLGLWHNQVENAGIASFESVARSIAAHHQYILHYFDNRSTNASAESFNAKLKAFRSVFRGVRDTTFFLYRVMKLYA; via the coding sequence TTGGATAATCATCCTGTAAGCGCCCAATTGGTAGGTCTGTTCTTCCAAATGGACGGTAAGCAACTACAGGATCAATACAAGAACCATCTCAGTGACTTCCAGGACTGGGACCAAAAGCCACACGCAGAGCAATGGACCCTTTTTCCTGATAACATATCGGAACACCTGAGCATCGATGAGACCAGCTTTAGCAACGGTGAACTTTACACGATCGTAAGCAGTAAATCAGCAAAGGGCAGGAAGGGAACCATATTGGCTACCATAAGAGGGACAAAGGCGGAAGATATTATTGCTGTATTAGAGCGCATTCCACTTAAACTAAGGAACAAAGTTAGGGAAGTAACGATGGATATGGCCCCCAATATGGCAAAGGCTATCCGTAGGTGTTTCAGAAATGCCAGAAGGGTTATCGATCGGTTTCATGTACAAAAACTTGCTTATGATGCTGTTCAGGAACTCCGTATCAAATACCGATGGGAAGTCTTAGATGCAGAAAGCAAAAAAATAATGGAATCGCGAAAACGGGGTATCCCATATGACCCCGAGTTGTTGCCTAATGGTGATACGCTCAAACAGCTATTAGCTAGGTCGAGACACCTCCTGTTCAAGCATCCAAGTCGATGGTCGGAAAGCCAAAAACGCCGTGCAGAACTGCTGTTCATCAGGTTTCCCAAGCTAAAACAGGCTTATGATCTTGGAGTTGCCTTAGGTGACATCTTCAATAAATGCAGGGATAAAAAAGTTGCTTTCACAAAGTTAGGACTGTGGCACAACCAGGTTGAGAACGCGGGTATTGCTTCATTCGAGAGTGTCGCAAGATCCATTGCAGCACATCATCAATACATTCTCCACTACTTCGACAATAGAAGCACCAATGCATCCGCAGAGTCCTTCAATGCAAAACTCAAAGCTTTCAGGAGCGTCTTCCGTGGAGTAAGGGATACAACATTCTTCCTGTACAGAGTGATGAAATTGTATGCTTAA
- a CDS encoding transposase, translating to MQEAERKLLSLLMPEGLLEYFQILEVDQVDNQLHIYLDELNIAPTGYQNSKLESKGFMPSTEISDFPIRGQKVTLHIRRRRWTVLDTGEIITRDWNLVREGARMTTEFGLFLKKIFG from the coding sequence TTGCAAGAAGCCGAACGTAAATTACTGTCCCTATTGATGCCCGAAGGGCTATTGGAATACTTTCAGATTTTAGAAGTCGATCAGGTTGACAATCAGCTCCACATTTATTTAGATGAGCTTAATATTGCTCCGACAGGCTATCAGAACAGCAAGTTGGAGTCAAAGGGCTTCATGCCTTCCACTGAGATTTCAGACTTTCCCATTCGAGGCCAGAAAGTTACGCTACATATCCGCCGCCGCCGCTGGACAGTGTTGGATACGGGAGAGATCATCACAAGAGATTGGAATCTGGTGCGTGAGGGTGCTCGAATGACTACGGAATTCGGGCTTTTTTTAAAGAAGATATTTGGATAA
- a CDS encoding site-specific integrase encodes MATVSAKIYEHHIKVDGTYNVKIRVYQKGEKKFIDTPHFLSIKQLTKVKGKKEFNIKDPFVLEIVDKKLKEYRKTISEIEDKLDFFTAESLRDYLKNKDEEIDFIKFCDNYIRQEKDDGRDGSAANHRAVRNHLVDFFKRERVSINEIHFNMLVQFERYLKSERTITRINQLRKPVTIVSKPVSDTSLYNYMRDLRTLFNEALNHYNNEDLGIILIKHYPFKKYKVGSAPLTENRNNNLEEVIRIRDCEVLPNSRAELAKDLYMLSFYLCGMNAVDLFKISENDIRNGRIDYNRSKTKGKRKDRAFISIKIIEEAKPLLEKYIGKLSIRYSGMTTFNSALKHGMKKLRELSCVGKITLYCARHTFANIARNDCRMSKDDVALALNHVEQGNRVTDIYIAKDWRIIDDVQNKVMQFLRKSEPKILAMIKKKEIGKQHAA; translated from the coding sequence ATGGCAACCGTAAGCGCAAAGATTTATGAACACCACATAAAAGTTGATGGAACCTACAATGTAAAAATTAGGGTCTATCAAAAAGGAGAGAAAAAATTTATTGATACTCCTCACTTCCTTTCCATAAAACAACTCACCAAGGTGAAAGGGAAAAAAGAATTTAATATTAAAGATCCTTTTGTCCTTGAAATAGTTGACAAGAAGTTAAAAGAGTACCGTAAAACGATCAGCGAAATCGAAGATAAGCTAGATTTTTTTACAGCAGAATCGTTACGGGATTATCTCAAAAACAAAGATGAAGAAATTGATTTTATCAAGTTCTGTGATAATTATATTCGACAGGAAAAAGATGATGGACGAGACGGTTCGGCTGCCAATCATCGTGCAGTTCGTAATCATCTAGTTGATTTTTTTAAGAGGGAAAGGGTTTCAATCAATGAAATTCATTTCAATATGCTTGTTCAATTTGAGCGCTATCTAAAATCAGAGCGAACCATAACAAGGATAAATCAATTGCGCAAGCCTGTTACGATTGTTTCAAAGCCAGTTTCAGATACGAGTCTATACAATTACATGCGTGATCTTCGAACGCTATTCAATGAAGCTTTGAACCATTATAATAATGAAGATCTGGGCATTATATTGATAAAGCATTATCCATTCAAAAAATACAAAGTAGGTTCAGCTCCGCTTACTGAAAATAGAAATAATAATCTTGAAGAAGTTATTCGAATCCGGGATTGCGAAGTCCTCCCTAATAGTAGAGCGGAACTAGCGAAGGATTTATATATGTTATCTTTCTATTTATGTGGTATGAATGCCGTCGATCTATTTAAAATATCTGAGAATGATATTCGGAATGGAAGAATAGATTACAATCGTTCCAAGACTAAAGGAAAGCGAAAAGACAGAGCATTTATCAGTATAAAAATAATTGAGGAAGCCAAACCATTATTAGAGAAATACATTGGCAAGTTATCGATAAGATATTCAGGGATGACAACATTCAATTCTGCACTAAAGCACGGAATGAAGAAGCTTAGGGAGCTTTCGTGTGTTGGGAAAATAACACTTTATTGCGCGCGCCATACATTTGCCAATATAGCTAGAAATGACTGTAGGATGAGCAAGGACGATGTTGCTTTAGCTCTAAATCATGTTGAACAAGGGAATCGTGTAACCGATATTTATATCGCCAAGGATTGGAGAATCATTGATGATGTCCAAAATAAGGTGATGCAATTTTTGAGGAAATCAGAACCTAAAATATTGGCAATGATTAAGAAAAAAGAAATAGGTAAGCAACACGCTGCTTAA